In Mercenaria mercenaria strain notata chromosome 13, MADL_Memer_1, whole genome shotgun sequence, a single window of DNA contains:
- the LOC123528970 gene encoding uncharacterized protein LOC123528970 produces MLERSLTVILTIAISAHVYGASIGTSNGQQPTTLLDSVNGIVNEIKAQQAASDTASTTPEPAPGTLNVCEILCPKWCQKVEGSERNFTDCHYKCGNVCKEKTWVDNPFIGNTRYEVVPSEYDFAMYDKNQDKKISVEEFARAEGIPADEARDLLHFSDFNKDGFIDIDEFQGGPIVFTVQMAAELSSISKNGNTVVTSP; encoded by the exons ATGTTGGAAAGAAGCCTCACAGTTATATTGACCATTGCCATATCAGCTCATGTATATGGAGCAAGCATTGGCACAAGCAATGGCCAGCAACCTACAACACTTTTAGACAGTGTAAACGGGATTGTCAATGAAATAAAAGCGCAACAAGCTGCTAGCGATACAG CAAGTACCACACCAGAACCTGCACCGGGTACTCTGAATGTGTGTGAGATCCTATGCCCAAAATGGTGTCAGAAAGTAGAAGGTTCGGAAAGAAACTTTACAGACTGTCATTACAAGTGTGGAAATGTGTGTAAAGAAAAG ACATGGGTTGACAATCCATTCATCGGTAATACACGCTACGAAGTTGTGCCCAGTGAGTACGATTTTGCTATGTATGACAAAAACCAAGATAAAAAGATCTCAGTTGAAGAGTTCGCCAGAGCTGAGGGCATTCCAGCTGATGAAGCCAGGGACCTACTTCACTTTTCAGACTTCAACA AGGATGGATTCATAGACATAGATGAGTTCCAAGGAGGGCCAATAGTTTTCACAG TACAAATGGCGGCAGAACTGAGCTCAATTTCGAAGAATGGCAACACAGTAGTAACATCACCATAA
- the LOC123530433 gene encoding periostin-like — MKFALVIFVLYAADCLAQSKNIVELAEELGATTLVSYVKAAGLESALKGNGPFTVFGPTNAAFEALPAAVKDKLTKDKDLLKKVLEFHVASGKAYSSQLSNNMMVQSLDSTLSIRVNIYQKESKQVVTVDGAEVVMVDQNATNGVIHVIDKVMFPLPSEDIPKTVAATPNLSTLLYAVAQGQLAGPLAGSGPFTLFAPNNAAFDKLPPGALSDLLSNQTALVAVLKYHVVVACDYSAGLSSGSVQTLEGKSVTIAVTADGVTVDNAKVVTADIPTSNGVIHEIDTVLLPPK; from the exons atgaaatttgcGCTTGTTATTTTCGTACTTTATGCGGCGGATTGTCTTGCCCAAAGCAAAAATATCGTCGAGCTTGCGGAAGAACTAGGCGCCACAACATTAGTTTCGTATGTGAAGGCAGCCGGTTTAGAGAGTGCTTTAAAAGGGAATG GACCGTTTACAGTTTTTGGACCAACCAATGCAGCATTTGAAGCTCTTCCCGCTGCAGTTAAAGATAAGTTGACTAAAGACAAAGACCTTCTGAAGAAAGTGCTGGAGTTTCATGTCGCTAGTGGTAAAGCATACTCAAGCCAACTGTCTAACAACATGATGGTTCAGTCACTGGATTCTACATTAAGTATAAGAGTGAACATCTACCAGAAAGAGTCGAAGCAA GTTGTGACAGTAGATGGAGCTGAAGTCGTGATGGTGGATCAAAATGCTACAAATGGTGTTATTCACGTGATTGACAAAGTTATGTTCCCATTGCCGAGTGAAGATATCCCAAAAACAGTAGCAGCAACACCAAACCTCAGCACACTTCTTTATGCTGTAGCTCAGGGACAACTGGCTGGCCCATTGGCTG GAAGTGGTCCATTCACTCTATTTGCGCCAAACAATGCTGCCTTTGACAAACTTCCACCAGGTGCTCTTAGTGATCTCCTTAGTAACCAAACTGCTCTTGTCG CTGTATTGAAGTACCACGTGGTTGTCGCATGTGACTACAGTGCTGGTTTATCGTCGGGATCAGTTCAGACCTTGGAGGGAAAATCAGTTACAATTGCAGTAACTGCAG ATGGCGTGACGGTTGATAATGCAAAAGTTGTAACGGCAGATATTCCAACCAGCAACGGTGTGATACATGAAATTGACACAGTATTACTGCCACCAAAATAA